TCGACAGTCTATGATGAAATGTTATCACTGATCGGTGTCACATCCGGCTTAATAGAAATGatatagactactcatatcaatacgGTGCACCTTCTTTTCCAGGCTGAAAGGAACCTCAAAATTAAGTGTGCTTAGCTTGGAGCAACTTGAAGATTGGTAGCCGACTAGGAAGTTGATTCCAGGTGCACAAGAGCGAGCAtaaagtgcgcagaaaagactagtattgatttGTCGGGCCAATCTAGATCCTAGGTATTAGCCAGCCGCAACGACCAAGAACCAGTGTATTTGACTGGGGCATTacaattggtattagagccgaCCCTCGCGGTTACACGGGCGCGTGCGGGTCAAGTACACGGGCATGTGGCGCATAGCACGTGTGGTCCATCATGACACACGGCATAGCACATTTACCGGACTAGACGCACTGACGTGTGCCAGGAAGGAACGTCCCTGTTGGATTGGCGAAGATGTCGGTTCCTTTGAATGGGGGTGTATATGACATCCCGGCTTAATAGGATGGTAGACTACTTTATATCAACAACATGCATCGTGTTTGGCTTGGAGCAATTTAAGGATGGGTGACTGGCCAAAAAGTTGATCCCTGCAGATGCGCACGAGTGATGATAAAGTGCGTACAAAAGATTATTGTGGTTCCGTGAGACCAATCTAGATCCTAGATGGTAGATAGGCCAATGGCCAAGAACCGACAGGTTTGGCCGGGCGTTACAACCGGACAACTGGACCATCTGTGATGACCAGTGACCAAAGACATCGACAGTCAAAAAGGCGTCAATGATGATATGATTTCGTCGGTCAGTATTTTCTTTTTTGAGATTTAACCAGGCTTTATTCATCATAAACCACAGTTTATGGGATACAAGTTGGGTCATGGGGTTAGCCAAACTAAATGTGGCGCCCCGGCCCTAATGAAAGAGAATGCTTGGCTAACTTATGAGCTTCTACGTTTTTTATCTTACGACTTTCAAAAGTAAAACTACAATGCAATAAACTGGAATAAGCATTGATTTTGCTAATAATTGCTCCATTGCCACCTTTGGACCTGTTGTTTATGTTTTCCACAACTTGCTTGACGTCAGAGGCGATAATCACAAGATACAACTGGAGATCATGCGCCAATGCAAGGGCTTCTTTGCCTACAATAGTTTCCAGTGAAGTTGGATCATCAATTCCTCCAATCACTAGTGAAGAACTGCCAAGATAATTTCCTTGTCTGTCCTGGCAGACCGCTGCCGCAGCTCCTCCTCGCCCCGTTAGCACACCTGCATCAACATGTATCTTTGCGTAGCCCTCGGGTGGCGCCTTAGACCAGTGTGGGTGAGGACCACTCGAACCAACACCTCGGGCCGTCACAGGTTCTTTTTCCTTTATCATTTCCAGCTCGCTGATGAACCTTGCGACAAACGCATGTATCGACTGAGGGGTCCGGAACACCCCTTCATGTATGGCTTTGCGTTGTGCCGACCACAGCGCCCATAGGGTAACAGACAACAATACAAATAAGTTATGGGGCAGCTCCTCCATGAGTGTAAACAGCCAACATTTTGCATTAGGTTCACTGGTTGTGATTTTTCTAAAAAGATAACTAAATTTTGTGATTTTCATGAAACTGATTAAACATTTTTTATTCCCTTCAAAATAAGGAAGACGGTTGGATGAACATTTTTTAGCGGGAGAGCAGTGGCTACACATAAGTTCGGTGCACCCCATGAATGTCCATGATGATTAGTAAAATCAAATTACTCTTTATTACACATGAGAGCAGTGGAGTACATGGGAAGATAAAGAGCTGCGCATGAGGGCCTGCAACTCTTTACCAAATCATAAACCAGTACTACTGGTTATACATTACAAGGCATTTGAATGACTAGAAAAATCAACAAAGCCTATCAGAACCTCTGCACTGGGCAGTTGGGCACCAGCTAGCTTGTACTACTACGTCAAAACTAAAGCGGCCTGTGATCTGCCTCCACCGCACCTTCTCTTGAAGCTCTGATCCTCACAATCTGCGCGCGTCCTCTTCCTGCCGTGGTAGCCATACGGCCCGCCGTCGTTCCGTGTTGTTGGTGGCACTGTCAAGTTGCCGCCCATGGTGTTGACAGGGTAACCGCCGCTGTAAGCGTAGGGCATGCCGGCGTAGCCGTAGTACATGGAAGAATCAGCCGGCCACGGCATCCCACCAAGAAAAGGGTCGTAGCACACCGGGGCAAAAGGAACGCTGTAGCCGTACTGATGATCGACATGGTTGGCCGCTGTGTCCGTTGTCTCGTGCGCCGCTGGAGCCGACGTCGATTTGCCGTCGCTGTGCTCCCGCTCCGAGGCAGCGCCCTTCTTGGAAGAAGCGTGACTGCCGCTGCTGCTCTCGTTCGACGCTGCCGGACTTTGAGCCTGACGCGTGGGCGCCGCGACCTCGTTGCTTGCGGCGGAGCTGCTCTGCTTCTCTGCTCCACCCGAAGCGCTGCTGGCCCTGGCGGCGAGAATGTTGGCGATGGTGGTGCGCAGCGTCGGGTTGGGGATCAGATCGTCGGCGCTCGCCTTGGCCCCGCACGCGCACTCGGAGTTGGCGACGATGTGCGCTCGGATGCACCGGTCGCAGAAGCTGTTGAAGCAGCACTTGCTCGCCACCACCGCGTCGGCCATCACCTCCTTGCAAATCCTGCAGTGGAGATCCGCCGGGAAGCCGTCGTCGTTGCTCTCGCCGGCCGGCCCAGGGGCAGGCGGCACCGGAGCCCTTCCGAAGTCGAATCTGGAGTCGCCGTTTGTGGGGCAGTgctggatgaagtggcccgggaCGCGGCACCTGTGGCACACGTACCCGGCCGGCGGCGCCCGCCCGTTGTGCGCTGCTCGACGGCCGTTCTCGATCACCGCGCTGATAGCTTTGGCCTGGTCGTCCTGGGTTCCGGCGGACCTCGGGGCCGACCTCGACGACGAACCACCGCTGTCTTGCCTCGATCTAGGGCACAGAGGGGGTGTGTCGGATGACCGCAGCACGATGCTATCGGCCGGAGTTCCGGCCACTCGGCGTCGCACCACCACCGTCGAGTTGCGCAGGACCGACGCGCTGTCGTCCGCGTACTCCTCGCGGGTCTGCTCGCTGGAGATCGTGAGGCTCTCCCTGGGACCCCGGCCGCGACCATGGCGGCCTGTCTTCATGATAAGGCGCTTCAGCTCGCCGACGGTGATGGAAGGCGCCGCGACGGGCAGGGAGAACGTTTCCAGGCAGTCCTTGTATCGGTAGTACACTGCCATCGTTCGGCCACGACGATCGAGATGGACGCCCTCGTGAGCTGCGCCGAACTCGCTCGCCGGAGATCAGGCTAGGATGGTTGCAGTGGGGAACGAGGCTCACGGGAACAGGGTTGATGGCCTTATATGCTACTCCATTTGGCCTTGGGCAATACAAAACCGAGAAGGTCTCGAGCCTGTTGTGAACCGCCTTTGGGTATCTTGTCCGAGTTCTAATCGTAATAATACGACGTACTAGGTGTTTTCGCTTTCTGTTCTTCCTCCGGCGACCAACCGGAGTCGTCGTAGAGTTCTTTTCGGATTcactaattcacatctagatgagAATTAAGTTTTTTTGGACACAGATGAGAATTAAGTACGGAACTAATTCTCGGTCGCCtgagttttttttttctttttcttgaggCGATGCCAGATCCGTTAGTTTGATCGATTGCGCTACAGCAGCTGAGCAGATTAGGGATGGAGctgctgttttttttttttttttgagttgATGGATGGAGCTGCTGGTGCAAGGGCCTGCCCTGTTTACGGGTTTCTTTTGTTGTTTAGGGGGCACACAGGTTATTCTGACGGGCTTTTATTCTGTTCGTTGGGCCTATCtgctcactttctttcctttttctttcgtTGTGAACGTCTTTGCATGCTTTTGCTTGTGTAGCTTAGCACTTTTGTACTAGTAACTTTTTTAGGATTTTCTAAAAAGAATGTGAATTTTCTAGGACAATTTAGAGTGCCGTGTTCTGTAAAAACATATTCCACATGGTTCCATCATCCCATATTGATGCCTGTATGAATAGGATCAAATTCTTTTATCAGAtctcgcaaaaaaaaagattCTTTTATCAGACTCAAAATAACTTAAACTCTACAACTTCATTTTTTATAAAATCGTGTTAGCTGCCTTTTGTGGCATATGCAGTTATTTCTAAAAAGAAGGTGTAAGTACTATTATGTAAAAGTGCAACTGAGATATACAATTTAGAAAATACACACATAGAGACATAGTTGCGAATCCcccggaaaaaagaaaagaaaagaaacataGTTACAAAATGACAGTTGCACATTTCTGGAAATAAGTGCAGGTGAGATATAATCAAAATAGAAAATGCATAAATTGTGCTAGTTACGCTTTTTTTAAAAGTGCCACTACATCCATTTTTTAAGAAGTGCAGCCGAGGTAATAATCGGCCTATGAAACGCAGACATACCAATCATGTTGTACTTTTTAATGTAGAAGTACATCTGTGAGAAATTGCAAGTGATATTTTTAGAGAAGTCCATGATGGAACTTTTTTATTGCGGGGTGAAAGACCTTCTATTAATCAGGCTAAGAGCACGCCAAGTGATGCGTCCAGCCGCCGCCATGTGTCGTGTGCTGCCTAGACGGACCATCTGgatttcctttttattttatttttctgtacATGTTTTTGAATTTCATATGggttttttatttttgttttatgcCTGGTTTTCCCTGGGATTTGgagaaaagaaaatgcaaaaaaaatcatgaaaaaaTATATTTTGTGCTTCCACAATAAGCACAGATTTGCTTTTTGTGAAGGCGTAGATTTGCTTCCTCGAAAAGGGCGCGTGGTTTTCTTTTTGCTTCTCTTTGTTGATATGTTTCAAACATATTTATAATTTTACCTCGCAAAAAACATATTtataattttgattgtttcatgttATTATCATAGCACTTTACATACTTTTGACAtcaatttatattatttttatttggACTAACTTATTAATCCAGTGGCAAATGCCAGATCATGTTTTCtattatttttgttttttctgGTGAAAATTCCACGGAGCAGGAATGATCtgaatttttttttgtgatttttttacAAAATAGAGGACTTTTGTATCCAGGAGATGGAGCCCAGGGAGCCATGCGTGCTCCACAATGGCAGGCGGCACGGGTAGGCCCCTAcctacgtggggagggggcatgACTGGTTGATgttgcttgaagctacgtcggtttTTTCCCCAAAAAGGAAGGGATTATGCAGCACAACGGTGGTAGGTATTTCcatcagatatgaaaccaaggttatcgaaccagtaggagaaccaaccaacacaacataaacagcccctgcacacagataacaaatcctcgcaaccctacgtgttaaaggggttgtcaatcccttccggggtacgacgcctgaagataggcaaacggacgtgagataattTTCTAGTAAATTGAttgatcgaacgccaaataaaataaataaggaaaaaatgcagtaaggtatttttggtttaatagatctgaaaataaaagcaaaggaaaattagatcgcaagcaaatatatgagaaagaagacccgggggccgtatgtttcactaatggcttctctcgagaaacatagcaaacagtgggtaaacaaattactgttgggcaattgatagaacctcaaataattatgatgatatccaagcaatgacaattacataggcatcacgtccaagattagtagaccgactcctgcctacatctactactattacttcacacatcgacggctatccagcatgcatctagtgtattaagttcatggaaaaacggaataatgcaataagaacgatgacatgatgtagacaagatccatttatctattgcgatagatatagatcccatctttttatccttagtagcaactatacatacgtgtcggttccctttctgtcactgggatcaagcaccgtaagatcgaacccactaccgggcacctcttcccattgcaagataaatagatcaagttggccaaacaaaacccaaatatcgaagaagaaatacgaggctataagagatcatgcatataagagatcaaagaaactcaaataactttcatggatataaaaagatatgactgatcataaactcaaagttcatcagatcccaacaaacacaccgcaaaaagagttacatcatatggatctccaagagaccattgtattgagaattcagcgagagagagaaagccatctagctactaactacggacccgaaggtctacaaagaactactcacgcatcatcggagaggcaccaatcgaggtggtgaaccccatccgagatggtgtctagattggatctggtggttctggactctgcggcggctggatgaatatttcgttgacCGTTCTAGGGTTCTGgcatttttggggtatttatagagcaaataggcggtcccgggggcacccgaggtgggcacaacccaccagggcacgcctgggcctcctggcgcgccctggtgggttgtcccctcctcgggactcccccaggtgcagccagggcccaatatcttccttctggtccataaaaaatctccgtaaagtttcatggcatttggagtCCGTCTGATAAGGATtttctacgatgtaaaaaacatggaaaaaacagcaactggcacttggcactatgtcaataggttagtaccaaaaaatgatataaaatgattataaaacagccaagaattataataaaacagcatggaacaataaaaaaattatagatatgttggagacgtatcagcatccccaagcttaactcctgctcgtcctcgagtaggtaagtgataaaaaacagaatttttaatGTGGAGTGTTgtctatcatgtcatatcatattcttttctttatagcatggacatttggactttttatgtgattcaaagaaatagtctagttttgacataataatttagatactcaagcatatcaacaagcaaccatgtctttcaaaatatcaatgctaaaataagttatcgctagcccatcatgctcaaacattgatccattcatgaaacacactcgaatattagctacacccaatacttaagtacgatcatattgcctcctagttgatgctttttatgagagaatatggagactcaaatttcaaaacaaaaattgcataaagtaaaagaaaggcccttcgcaaagggaagtagggatttgtgaaggtgccagagctcaaagcgaaaaacttagagataaaaatattttgggaggtgtatccatcccaccaacaaaaacgacttagagttcccaacacttttcatgctagatatgccataggcagttcccaaatagaaaataaagtttattccttttttcaccatactttcactttccatggctagccgtatccacggttgccctccataccaacactttccaaggaatttattatttgacaacataaagtaaattcaatttttttgcatttcgggactgggcatccctaatacctttgccttactctcgtgcaatgacaagtgaataaacgctcatcgtgagaataacacatctagcatggaaaatattagccaccgttccgcgagcgaaacaaacacacaaaagagaagtttattttgaaaattagagatggcacatgcaaatttgcttagaacggcaaaagaataccgcatataggtagatagtggactcatgtggcaaaactggtttacaGGATTTTCGaggcacaagtagaggtcatacttagtgcaaaatgaaggctagcaaaaatattgagaagcgatcaaccaagaaacgaataatctcataagcaagcattaagcataattaacaccgaataatgcaccacaggtaggatataattttcattgcatgattattgactttcgtgcatacatagggaatcacaaaccttaacaccaatattcttactagagcacaattactcatcaacataactcacataccacatcatcatatctcaaaactattactaagaataaagtttattttgtccaatgatcttcatgacatatttttttatttatccttcttggatatctatcactttgggactaattttcatgtgttgcttttcataagctcaaacaaatataagtggagatcatgagcataacaaattttctttttctcaaaataatttaagtgaagcaagagagaatttcttcaaaattttactaactctcaaataaatataagtgaagcaagagagcattttcttcaaaaatactaaccacaccgtgctcaaaaagatataagtgaagcactagagcaagtccattgctcataaaaatttaagtgaagcatagagagaaattctaacaagtcatgacataattttggctctctcaaataggtgtgtccagcaaggattgatgactta
The Aegilops tauschii subsp. strangulata cultivar AL8/78 chromosome 3, Aet v6.0, whole genome shotgun sequence genome window above contains:
- the LOC109749576 gene encoding E3 ubiquitin ligase PQT3-like encodes the protein MAVYYRYKDCLETFSLPVAAPSITVGELKRLIMKTGRHGRGRGPRESLTISSEQTREEYADDSASVLRNSTVVVRRRVAGTPADSIVLRSSDTPPLCPRSRQDSGGSSSRSAPRSAGTQDDQAKAISAVIENGRRAAHNGRAPPAGYVCHRCRVPGHFIQHCPTNGDSRFDFGRAPVPPAPGPAGESNDDGFPADLHCRICKEVMADAVVASKCCFNSFCDRCIRAHIVANSECACGAKASADDLIPNPTLRTTIANILAARASSASGGAEKQSSSAASNEVAAPTRQAQSPAASNESSSGSHASSKKGAASEREHSDGKSTSAPAAHETTDTAANHVDHQYGYSVPFAPVCYDPFLGGMPWPADSSMYYGYAGMPYAYSGGYPVNTMGGNLTVPPTTRNDGGPYGYHGRKRTRADCEDQSFKRRCGGGRSQAALVLT